A DNA window from Hordeum vulgare subsp. vulgare chromosome 1H, MorexV3_pseudomolecules_assembly, whole genome shotgun sequence contains the following coding sequences:
- the LOC123439600 gene encoding D-3-phosphoglycerate dehydrogenase 3, chloroplastic-like, which yields MSASRALLSSPHGGAGPASTKARARLAASSIPFARLRARTAILSSPAATAPVTSSEPRRRISRSVSDSAPRAKPAVLVAEKLGEAGLDVLRQFADVECAYGMSPAELLAKVAQFDALIVRSGTKVTREVLEAGRGRLRVVGRAGVGIDNVDLQAATEAGCLVVNAPTANTVAAAEHGIALLACMARNVSQADAALKAGKWQRTKYVGVSLVGKTLAIMGFGKVGSEVARRAKGLGMHVIAHDPYAPADKARAIGAELVSFEEAIAKADFISLHMPLTPATSKVFKDESFGKMKTGVRIINVARGGVIDEDALVRALDSGKVAQAALDVFTVEPPPKDSKLVLHENVTVTPHLGASTVEAQEGVAIEIAEAVAGALRGELAATAVNAPMVPAEVLSELAPYVSLAEKLGRLAVQLVAGESGIKGVKVVYTSARDPDDLDTRLVRAMVTKGIVEPVSSTFVNLVNADYTAKQRGLRIAEERVSHDNPAAEAPLESIQVRLSHVQSKFAGAISDGGDIVVVGRVKYGVPHLTVVGPYEVDVSLEGNLILCRQIDQPGMIGKVGNILGQRNVNVSFMSVGRTSRGKQAIMAIGVDEEPDKKTLEKIGAIPAIEEFVFVEL from the exons ATGTCCGCCTCACGCGCCCTCCTCTCCAGCCCGCACGGGGGCGCGGGCCCGGCCTCCACGAAAGCGCGGGCCCGCCTCGCCGCGTCTTCGATCCCGTTCGCGCGCCTCCGCGCCCGGACCGCGATCCTGTCGTCGCCGGCGGCCACCGCGCCGGTGACCTCTTCGGAGCCGAGGCGCCGGATCTCGCGTTCCGTGTCGGACTCGGCGCCGCGGGCGAAGCCTGCGGTGCTGGTGGCGGAGAAACTGGGGGAGGCCGGGCTGGACGTGCTGCGCCAGTTCGCCGACGTGGAGTGCGCGTACGGCATGTCCCCCGCCGAGCTTCTCGCCAAGGTGGCGCAGTTCGACGCGCTCATCGTGCGGAGCGGCACCAAGGTGACGAGGGAGGTGCTGGAGGCCGGGCGCGGGCGGCTGCGGGTGGTCGGCCGGGCCGGCGTCGGGATAGACAACGTCGACCTGCAGGCGGCGACCGAGGCCGGGTGCCTCGTCGTGAACGCTCCCACGGCCAACACCGTCGCCGCGGCGGAGCACGGCATCGCGCTGCTCGCCTGCATGGCCCGCAACGTCTCGCAGGCAGACGCCGCGCTCAAGGCCG GCAAATGGCAAAGAACCAAGTATGTTGGAGTTTCCCTAGTTGGAAAGACTCTTGCCATCATGGGCTTTGGGAAGGTTGGCTCGGAGGTAGCAAGGCGAGCGAAAGGGCTAgggatgcatgtgattgctcatgACCCCTATGCGCCGGCTGATAAGGCCCGTGCCATTGGAGCAGAGCTGGTCTCCTTTGAGGAGGCCATCGCCAAAGCTGACTTCATCTCCCTCCATATGCCGCTCACCCCGGCGACATCCAAGGTCTTCAAAGACGAATCCTTCGGAAAGATGAAGACCGGTGTGCGGATCATCAATGTGGCCAGAGGTGGAGTGATTGATGAAGATGCTTTGGTTAGGGCACTAGACTCTGGCAAAGTTGCTCAG GCAGCTCTTGATGTCTTCACAGTGGAGCCCCCGCCAAAGGACAGCAAGCTGGTTCTTCATGAGAATGTCACTGTTACGCCCCATCTCGGAGCAAGCACAGTGGAGGCGCAGGAAGGCGTCGCAATCGAAATTGCTGAAGCTGTCGCGGGCGCACTGAGAGGTGAACTCGCAGCCACCGCTGTGAATGCTCCCATGGTCCCTGCAGAG GTCTTGTCAGAGCTAGCTCCGTATGTTTCCCTGGCGGAGAAGCTGGGGAGGCTGGcagtgcagctcgtcgccggagaGAGCGGCATCAAGGGCGTCAAAGTGGTGTACACCTCAGCCAGGGATCCCGACGACCTCGACACGAGGCTCGTCCGGGCGATGGTCACCAAAGGCATCGTGGAGCCCGTGTCCAGCACGTTCGTGAACCTCGTGAACGCGGACTATACGGCGAAGCAGCGTGGCCTGCGCATCGCCGAGGAGCGGGTTTCCCACGACAACCCCGCTGCTGAGGCGCCGCTGGAGTCCATCCAGGTACGCCTGTCGCACGTGCAGTCCAAGTTCGCCGGGGCGATCAGCGACGGCGGGGACATTGTCGTCGTCGGTAGGGTCAAGTACGGCGTGCCTCACCTGACCGTCGTCGGGCCTTACGAGGTCGACGTCAGCCTGGAGGGGAACCTGATCCTGTGCCGGCAGATCGACCAGCCTGGGATGATCGGGAAGGTCGGGAACATCCTCGGGCAGAGGAATGTGAACGTCAGCTTCATGAGCGTCGGCCGTACCTCCCGTGGCAAGCAGGCGATCATGGCCATCGGCGTGGACGAGGAGCCTGACAAGAAGACGCTCGAGAAGATTGGGGCGATCCCGGCTATCGAGGAGTTTGTGTTTGTCGAGCTATGA